The proteins below come from a single Cinclus cinclus chromosome 21, bCinCin1.1, whole genome shotgun sequence genomic window:
- the ZNF804A gene encoding zinc finger protein 804A encodes MECYYIVISSAHLSNGHFRNIKGVFRGPLSKNGNKTLDYAEKKNTIAKALEDLKANFYCELCDKQYYKHQEFDNHINSYDHAHKQRLKELKQREFARNVASKSRKDERKQEKALQRLHKLAELRKERTCAPGSGPMFKSTTVTVQGDCNDIPKSAAIDSAKSQDFSCTLMHDAQNCKDIASVISSVPGDAGSHQSDPNKCGDHVQGAQGHRVGFSFAFPKKAAVKLESSAAVFYEFNEETSMEHGLSRRSRFVPGTCNLQSPSAAEIVVCPEEKHNCSHPLVEKCTDTAEAPEAPEPKELSSEESRLLESPAVPPAMSHSKQLVSSDTDGHGVDVSVADLGDQTLPLVADSAQVLPLDGSGHELQANRAPVQELGEDCSSLQDVAEENSNDRNSDRSATGTEIKKLGADAVVPSLCEEGGGAPKSKPDINKRPCQPFVPVLSKYGSNILQWPSEMLIYTSTDPSISYSCNPLYFDFKSSRASESQEKPKHQPNVPHLHHKTESNHILISDFTKRPTSECGDYEVEVNKNVCNYTIPLLSDVSFFRNCDLAKNQNKVSLDESFRIRKIEKYHISHNPLRQNTVIDEKYDKVWIKAGHEKWLHKNRKRKRRRKWCHCHYHHCGDTTVAEMEMSAVTEKEITYRDENKHQHLQNNAEKCRHDAGNIWLTAGEVQQSQPKFGIENGPKRVVSAPDHIHWDRGWCDFWSAKSSGQHHGCEGPRRKSKASSRRQAKQLALSSRRHSLRDSKSCCSCRVRRSSSSPEHKCLGQCSEEKGPSQNQPVKRGYSVLTEEAEKPHRKRRQHTYSYSSSSDEGSWGQALPTGEYLRQGHALGTYHKAKGKRRKRKSRIHHVLVDTNAKSETSESSKENSANSTLNVSGDLLTQDNPEETNAAPRDDDAKDRDEAMELEESKSPVEAAAPQVLGDDKPRACTATESAPAAPPDGTAPCAASAPERAAAAAAVRHGVPPEGKAKENGNSRENPARYKVPVPNRQQEQTPPKSYLCHYELAEPLPHEKSGEVAAEWVQCNPGAFSSPPPLPFKEAHLNTPTFLTTEQLRAPFPLPDQTLLFPADGHEKFKELPSEAFQQVMPQTVLSAKLKFALAPPGSPLPPLPLQPPLCSASVTTIHRTVLQQQHGSVKVLQPPQQFLSQVPALSRAPLAQLAVGPRLCPHAAFVAPPPLPLLPPAVLPPAPLAFPPLPHSVFPSLLAPHPAVIPLQPLF; translated from the exons AGACTGAAGGAATTGAAACAGAGGGAGTTTGCTCGAAATGTAGCATCTAAGTCAcggaaagatgaaagaaaacaggagaaagcCCTTCAACGTTTGCACAAGCTAGCTGAGCTAAGGAAAGAGAGAACCTG CGCTCCTGGAAGCGGCCCTATGTTCAAATCCACTACAGTGACTGTGCAAGGTGATTGCAATGATATCCCCAAAAGTGCTGCCATAGATTCTGCCAAAAGCCAGGATTTCAGCTGTACATTAATGCACGATGCACAGAATTGCAAAGACATTGCTTCTGTTATTTCGTCCGTCCCTGGAGATGCAGGTAGCCATCAGTCTGACCCTAACAAATGTGGAGATCACGTCCAAGGAGCTCAAGGACACAGAGTTGGGttctcctttgcttttcctAAGAAAGCAGCAGTCAAGCTGGAGTCTTCAGCTGCCGTTTTCTATGAGTTTAATGAGGAAACCTCCATGGAGCATGGACTTAGCAGAAGGAGTAGGTTTGTTCCAGGAACGTGTAACCTTCAGTctccttcagcagcagaaatagTTGTATGCCCTGAGGAGAAACACAACTGTTCTCACCCGCTGGTGGAGAagtgcacagacacagcagaagcTCCTGAAGCTCCGGAGCCAAAAGAGCTGTCCAGTGAGGAGAGCAGGCTGCTGGAGAGTCCAGCTGTACCTCCTGCCATGTCCCACTCCAAGCAGCTGGTGTCCTCAGACACGGATGGCCACGGTGTGGATGTGAGTGTGGCTGACTTAGGGGACCAAACCCTGCCCCTGGTTGCAGACAGTGCTCAGGTCCTGCCCCTGGATGGCAGCGGACACGAGCTGCAGGCAAACAGAGCTCCCGTGCAGGAGCTTGGGGAGGATTGCTCCTCTCTGCAGGATGTTGCAGAGGAAAACTCTAATGACAGGAACAGTGATAGATCTGCAACtggaactgaaattaaaaagctgGGGGCAGATGCAGTAGTTCCATCACTGTGTGAAGAAGGTGGTGGAGCCCCAAAAAGCAAACCAGACATAAACAAGAGACCCTGTCAGCCCTTTGTTCCCGTTCTTAGCAAATATGGATCCAATATTCTTCAGTGGCCATCAGAAATGTTAATTTACACAAGTACAGACCCATCAATTTCTTATAGCTGTAATCCcttatattttgattttaagtCATCAAGAGCAAGTGAAAGCCAAGAAAAGCCCAAGCATCAACCAAACGTACCTCATTTGCACCATAAAACTGAATCTAACCATATCTTAATCTCAGACTTTACAAAAAGACCTACTTCAGAGTGTGGTGATTATGAAGTAGAGGTGAATAAAAATGTGTGCAACTATACGATACCCCTGTTAAGTGATGTTTCCTTCTTCAGAAATTGTGACCTtgcaaaaaatcaaaacaaagtgtCCTTGGATGAGTCATTCAGGattagaaaaatagaaaagtatCACATATCTCATAACCCCTTACGACAAAACACTGTGATAGATGAGAAATACGACAAAGTCTGGATCAAAGCGGGCCATGAAAAATGGCTTCACAAAAACAGAAAAcggaaaaggagaagaaaatggtGTCATTGTCATTATCATCACTGTGGAGACACAACAGTTGCAGAGATGGAGATGTCTGCAgtaactgaaaaagaaattacttacaGAGATGAAAATAAACATCAGCACCTCCAAAACAATGCAGAGAAGTGCAGACATGACGCGGGAAATATCTGGTTAACCGCAGGTGAGGTGCAGCAGTCACAGCCAAAATTTGGCATTGAAAACGGTCCTAAGAGAGTCGTGTCTGCACCAGATCACATACACTGGGACAGAGGCTGGTGTGACTTTTGGAGTGCCAAAAGCAGTGGCCAACACCATGGCTGTGAAGGACCACGCAGGAAGAGCAAGGCGAGCTCCCGGAGGCAGGCGAAGCAGCTGGCTCTGAGCTCCAGGAGGCACAGCCTCAGGGACTccaaatcctgctgcagctgcagagtcAGGAGGTCAAGCAGTAGCCCAGAGCATAAATGCTTAGGACAATGCAGTGAGGAGAAGGGCCCTAGTCAGAACCAGCCCGTAAAGAGAGGTTACAGTGTTCTGACAGAAGAAGCCGAGAAGCCCCACCGCAAGCGGAGGCAGCACACCTATTCCTATTCCTCTTCCTCGGATGAAGGCTCATGGGGACAGGCGTTACCCACAGGGGAATATCTAAGGCAAGGGCACGCTTTAGGTACCTATCACAAGGCAAAAGGGAAACGCAGGAAAAGGAAGTCTAGAATCCATCACGTCCTCGTCGACACGAATGCAAAAAGTGAGACCTCCGAATCTTCCAAAGAAAATTCTGCCAATTCTACGTTAAATGTTTCGGGGGACTTACTGACTCAAGACAATCCAGAGGAAACTAATGCGGCTCCCAGAGATGATGATGCAAAAGACAGGGATGAAGCAATGGAGCTGGAGGAAAGCAAGTCGCCCGTAGAAGCTGCTGCCCCACAGGTGCTGGGAGATGACAAACCGAGGGCGTGCACAGCCACGGAGAGCGCACCGGCCGCGCCTCCTGATGGCACCGCACCCTGCGCCGCTTCTGCCCCCGAGCGCGCTGCCGCGGCTGCTGCCGTCCGACACGGTGTCCCCCCAGAGGGAAAGGCTAAGGAGAATGGCAACAGTCGCGAAAATCCAGCTCGTTACAAAGTTCCCGTCCCCAACAGACAGCAGGAACAAACTCCTCCTAAGTCCTATCTTTGCCATTATGAGTTGGCCGAGCCTCTGCCGCACGAGAAGTCGGGCGAGGTGGCCGCTGAGTGGGTGCAGTGTAACCCCGGCGCATTCAGCAGCCCCCCGCCCTTGCCGTTCAAAGAAGCGCACCTAAACACTCCCACCTTTCTAACCACCGAGCAGTTAAGagcccccttccccctgcccgACCAGACGCTGCTATTCCCTGCGGACGGCCACGAGAAGTTCAAGGAGCTGCCGTCGGAGGCGTTCCAGCAGGTGATGCCGCAGACCGTGCTGTCGGCCAAGCTGAAGTTCGCCTTGGCCCCGCCGGGCTCtccgctgccgccgctgccgctgcagcctcctctgtgCTCCGCCTCGGTGACCACCATCCACCGCACcgtcctgcagcagcagcacggcTCCGTCAAGGTGCTGCAGCCCCCGCAGCAGTTCCTGTCGCAGGTGCCGGCTCTCTCCCGAGCTCCCCTGGCTCAGCTGGCCGTGGGGCCGCGGCTCTGTCCCCACGCCGCTTTCGtggccccgccgccgctgccgctgctgcccCCGGCCGTGCTGCCGCCCGCCCCGCTCGCCTTTCCCCCGCTGCCGCACTCCGTCTTCCCGTCCCTGCTGGCCCCGCACCCGGCTGTCATCCCCCTGCAGCCGCTCTTCTAG